A region from the Silene latifolia isolate original U9 population chromosome 7, ASM4854445v1, whole genome shotgun sequence genome encodes:
- the LOC141590150 gene encoding uncharacterized protein LOC141590150, with product MPFRYLGVPIKAGRLTKTECNTIAEKMVSRIRSLGARKLSYAGRVVLINSVLNTLYSYWASIFLLPKSIIKRIEGICRNYLWDGNAENHRVPLIAWDKVTLPKEEGGLGIKKAQVWNYATVAKLVDWIYGKADRLWIRWVNQVYLKGRDWHEYVPPADVAWSWKNICKVKEMMKNGYSDGQWTADAKGYSIRSGYEWLRIQQPKQDWVPLVWNKWNIPKHTIIAWIIMNNGLNVKEKLCKIGYCTDDRCLICGSDSETQEHLFFNCRYSQQIMHQMENWCGFPLQANRSMGMLPTKGCLTQKVQFLVMTACYYQVWTQRNSARMKQVLIKLEKVSEHIIEEVKSRIRRKLKEPVSNTDKIWLTKWGILRVC from the coding sequence ATGCCTTTTAGATATCTTGGAGTCCCTATCAAAGCAGGCAGATTGACTAAGACTGAATGTAATACTATAGCTGAGAAGATGGTGAGCAGAATTAGGAGCCTTGGGGCACGAAAACTTTCCTATGCAGGTAGAGTAGTACTAATCAACTCAGTTCTTAATACACTCTATTCATATTGGGCAAGCATCTTTCTTCTGCCAAAAAGCATTATTAAGAGAATTGAAGGCATTTGTAGAAACTATCTATGGGATGGCAATGCTGAGAATCACAGAGTCCCACTTATTGCTTGGGATAAGGTTACATTACCTAAAGAAGAGGGAGGACTGGGAATCAAGAAAGCACAGGTATGGAATTATGCAACTGTGGCGAAGTTGGTGGACTGGATATATGGGAAGGCTGATAGGCTTTGGATTAGGTGGGTCAATCAAGTGTATTTAAAAGGAAGGGATTGGCATGAGTATGTCCCTCCTGCTGATGTTGCTTGGTCTTGGAAGAACATATGCAAAGTCAAGGAAATGATGAAAAATGGGTACTCTGATGGACAGTGGACTGCTGATGCTAAAGGGTATTCCATAAGAAGTGGATATGAATGGCTTAGGATACAACAGCCTAAGCAAGATTGGGTGCCCCTGGTTTGGAACAAATGGAACATTCCCAAACATACCATTATTGCTTGGATCATCATGAACAATGGTTTGAATGTGAAGGAAAAACTATGCAAAATTGGGTACTGTACAGATGATCGTTGCTTAATCTGTGGTAGTGATTCTGAAACACAGGAACACCTGTTCTTTAATTGCAGATATAGTCAACAGATAATGCACCAGATGGAGAACTGGTGTGGGTTCCCACTGCAGGCTAACAGGAGTATGGGTATGCTGCCTACCAAAGGATGCCTGACGCAGAAAGTTCAATTCCTGGTGATGACTGCATGCTATTATCAGGTTTGGACACAAAGGAATAGTGCCAGAATGAAGCAAGTGTTGATTAAACTAGAGAAAGTATCTGAGCATATCATTGAGGAAGTCAAGAGTAGAATTAGAAGGAAACTCAAGGAGCCTGTTTCAAATACTGATAAGATATGGCTGACAAAATGGGGTATACTACGAGTGTGCTAG